DNA sequence from the Corynebacterium freneyi genome:
CGATGATGTTTACCCCTTCGGCCGTCTGTAGCCGTTTCACCGACGGGCCGTCGCCGTCCTTGGCGGGCGGGGCGGCGGCGACGACGTCATGAAAGCTCAGAGCCTCCGGATCGGCGGTCAATTCAGCTTGCTGGTCGTCGTCGAGGAACTCGATCTTGGGCCGGTGCCGGGCGCCGGACGATGCTTCGCTCCCGGGTGCGGGAGCGTTGGAATCGGCGGCCGTCGCATCGGCGGCGTCGGCGGTGTCGCGCAAGCGGGCCACGATGCCGATCGAGGCGAGGACATCGTCGTTCTCGACGAAAACGCTGCGCATGCCGAGAACACGCTTACGCGCTGCAGGATGCTTGATCAGGTTGCCTGCGATGCGGGCAACTCCGAAGATCCCTTCGTCTTTGAGCATCTGGGAGGGTTTGAGCAGTCCCATCTCCGCAGTGCGGATGCGCTCGACCTCGAATCCGTGTTCTTCGAGGAGGTTTCGCCACTCCGCGACGGTGAGTGGTCGGGCGTTGACCCGGATGGCCTTGGACATCGCGATGCGGATCTCATCCTTCGTCGCCGCGTCCAGGTCGTCGGGGGTCAACGCCAGTTCGTGGATCGCGTAGCGACCGCCGGGAACGAGAATCCGACGAACCTCGTCGAGAATCGCCGCCTTGCCCTTGTCGCCCTGCATGGTGAGCATCGCCTCGCCCACGACGGCGTCCGCCGAGTTATCCTCGAGCCCCGTTTCCTGGGCTTTGCCTTCGATGACCCGGCCCCTGTCGCCAACGACCTTGCCGGTCGTCTTTGCGGCGTCGGGGTCTTCGTCGATGCCGACGTAATCCCCCGGTGCGCGATTCAGGATTTCCGTCGCCGTAATCCCCAGTCCCGGTGCGAGTTCCACGACGCGGGCGTCGGTGAGGCGAGCCCGGTCGAGAATCCACTCCGTCATCTTTCGGCCGCCGGGCCGAAGGACCTTTTTGCCAAGTCGGGCCAGCAACCAGTGGCCCTGGAGCTGGTCGAAATCTCTGTCGCGTGCAGTCATGGTGGGTCTCCCTCGTCGTGTGGCCGGGCCTGCGGTGTCGGCGGCAGCATCGACCCGTTATGTCGAATGGAAAATACCGCTTTAAGTAATTAGCCTAGGCTAGCCTGGCTGGATTGTCGAGGGGGTTGTCCGCACACGCCGAACCGGGCCGCCGCAAAGCAAGTTTGCGACGACCCGGCCGGTCCGAAAAAGGACGCGCTACCTGCCCTGCGGCGTGTGGTCGACGCTTTCATCCGGTGTCATTTTGTGGCGCCGGTGGTGCGGATGCTCAGCGGTGCAAGGCCCGGCGTGCCCGACACGACCGGAACGAGCGTGCCCTCGGCGAGGGCATCGTTGAGGTCGACCTCGTCGTGGGAGGGGGCGGCGCCGAGGTCGTCCGGCGGCAACCATGCTTGAATGGTCCGCAACTTTTTGCCGTCGAGGTAACCGGAGGCGTTGAGTTCGGAGTGGCGGATCCCGAGGCCGGCGCTGGTCCGCTGTGCCATGCCGGGGGAGAGGGGCGACTCGGTGC
Encoded proteins:
- a CDS encoding methyltransferase domain-containing protein; its protein translation is MTARDRDFDQLQGHWLLARLGKKVLRPGGRKMTEWILDRARLTDARVVELAPGLGITATEILNRAPGDYVGIDEDPDAAKTTGKVVGDRGRVIEGKAQETGLEDNSADAVVGEAMLTMQGDKGKAAILDEVRRILVPGGRYAIHELALTPDDLDAATKDEIRIAMSKAIRVNARPLTVAEWRNLLEEHGFEVERIRTAEMGLLKPSQMLKDEGIFGVARIAGNLIKHPAARKRVLGMRSVFVENDDVLASIGIVARLRDTADAADATAADSNAPAPGSEASSGARHRPKIEFLDDDQQAELTADPEALSFHDVVAAAPPAKDGDGPSVKRLQTAEGVNIIAMRFRSGQTLPDHRAAHPIMVQCLEGQVRFTVGDRSEILTPGFVAHLPAMVPHRVDADEDSVFLLAMLT